In Limibacter armeniacum, a single window of DNA contains:
- a CDS encoding GumC family protein produces the protein MLYRNILKSLLLRWRVLLVMPMLSAVTVVVVTFFMERKYISNSRLLYNLKNKELSLIDQGIQQYEIQTQFDNIFELLKSRNVVDKVRQRMVLDWLSGYHQYIEFADYEDLKKESVRLKEYIGNLYQNGLLLDARNEYDERIIDLLEDNRLSFKNMMEYISIYRIGTSYFISVSVETEDPAKSTYILELLISELITNTKNIARAKFKAKRIQTEELVDKAKNDLDNAEQALQQFKIGHKIINLDEYTSNIVDQIVATEVKLINLKEAQHTQQKAIGNIEKLIGKNQLLAINNSGNSYLMALKDSLRKVNENIFYNSIEGGKLSEADQRQLESKAKELRDNIAEEMVSMADDSGNPSSRGSAINKDMMGRYVDYKLEMEMNQALLPLVEGQLENMKNYAKDFAPLESGLFTLNRDLKVAQEKYLQLLDKLETSILAEQEAGEEELIVVDMPLPPEQPEKSKRILMVIGAFLGTFVLLILTLTLIEIYEYYKEDLKLLLNS, from the coding sequence ATGCTATATCGAAATATACTGAAGTCACTACTACTGCGCTGGAGAGTGCTACTGGTTATGCCAATGCTGTCGGCAGTAACTGTGGTAGTAGTTACTTTCTTTATGGAACGGAAATACATTTCCAATTCAAGGTTGCTTTATAATCTTAAAAACAAAGAACTGAGTCTTATTGATCAAGGCATTCAGCAATACGAAATCCAAACCCAGTTTGACAATATCTTTGAGTTACTCAAATCAAGAAATGTTGTAGACAAAGTACGCCAAAGGATGGTATTGGATTGGTTAAGTGGATACCATCAATACATTGAGTTTGCTGACTATGAAGACCTCAAAAAGGAGTCAGTCAGGTTGAAAGAATATATTGGTAACCTTTACCAAAATGGTTTGCTGCTGGACGCACGAAATGAATACGATGAGCGAATCATTGATCTGCTGGAAGACAATAGACTGTCTTTCAAAAATATGATGGAATACATCTCGATCTACAGAATTGGTACCAGCTATTTTATCAGCGTTTCAGTCGAAACTGAAGACCCTGCCAAGTCTACCTATATACTTGAACTGTTGATTTCGGAGCTGATAACGAATACAAAAAATATAGCAAGGGCAAAATTCAAGGCCAAAAGGATACAGACAGAAGAGTTGGTTGACAAAGCAAAAAATGACCTTGACAATGCCGAGCAAGCATTGCAACAATTTAAGATCGGACATAAGATCATTAACTTGGATGAGTATACCAGCAACATTGTAGATCAGATTGTGGCAACGGAAGTTAAGTTGATCAACTTGAAAGAAGCACAGCATACCCAGCAAAAGGCTATCGGCAATATTGAAAAGCTCATAGGTAAAAATCAACTGCTGGCGATCAATAACAGTGGTAACAGTTACTTGATGGCGCTGAAAGATTCTCTACGGAAGGTTAATGAAAATATTTTCTATAACAGCATTGAAGGTGGCAAACTGTCAGAGGCAGATCAAAGGCAGTTGGAGAGTAAAGCCAAGGAACTGCGAGATAATATTGCAGAAGAAATGGTGTCTATGGCAGATGATTCTGGCAACCCAAGCTCCAGAGGTTCTGCAATCAACAAGGATATGATGGGGAGGTATGTGGACTACAAACTTGAGATGGAAATGAATCAGGCACTTTTGCCTTTGGTAGAAGGTCAGCTTGAAAACATGAAAAACTACGCCAAGGATTTTGCTCCACTCGAATCAGGCTTGTTTACCCTGAATAGGGACCTGAAAGTAGCACAGGAAAAGTACCTGCAGCTTTTAGACAAGTTAGAAACCTCCATTCTGGCAGAACAGGAAGCAGGTGAAGAGGAATTGATAGTGGTTGATATGCCACTGCCACCTGAGCAGCCAGAGAAAAGTAAACGCATACTAATGGTGATTGGAGCATTCCTCGGAACATTTGTCCTCCTGATATTAACGCTTACACTTATTGAAATTTACGAATACTATAAAGAAGACCTGAAGTTATTACTCAATTCTTAA
- a CDS encoding Hpt domain-containing protein: MKSDLYDLSYLEKFSGGKKDFYINILNSFVSSLDQDLASFESALLAKDWLTISELAHKLKSSFETLGIRLLRYETFLLESNTWLMALPEASRIRLSSRYLRKSLSILRQVSVQIEQQEPS, encoded by the coding sequence ATGAAAAGTGATTTATACGATTTGTCGTATCTCGAGAAATTCTCTGGAGGTAAAAAAGATTTCTATATTAACATCTTAAACTCATTTGTTTCAAGCTTAGATCAAGACCTGGCCTCATTTGAATCAGCCTTACTAGCCAAAGATTGGCTGACAATTAGTGAACTGGCCCATAAACTCAAATCTTCATTTGAAACGCTTGGTATTCGATTACTTAGATACGAAACATTCCTTTTGGAGTCCAATACTTGGTTGATGGCTTTGCCTGAAGCCAGCAGGATTAGACTCTCCTCAAGATATTTGCGAAAAAGTTTGAGTATTCTTCGTCAGGTTTCTGTGCAGATAGAACAGCAAGAGCCATCCTGA
- a CDS encoding O-antigen ligase family protein — MIGDTIHKKDFAKLWYLWGVCLAVGVALLATKVHWLTGYVIGGMAVGVPLLIQATMNPKFGIYLMVGIAYFLNVFRMLIPSLPVGLIMDFLILIMTLSCWLRDLSRKNFEFFKSPLTSAILIWIGWHLLELMNPEAASRVAWFYVMRPVVGYIMLFFITYHYMNTKQDIKKMLLFIWLLSFISAVWGLKQYFHDYFGFEMDFMVESEIVRFVYIQGRWRCFGTLGSPAQFGVGMSFAMMLSFVLFWAKIGWEWKTFILIGVIAIVMGLIYSGTRTGIAMIPVGIIVIVVLARNKKLSILTIVGGAMFWGVMQIPTNNYHLKRIQSTFNSEEDASYQVRKENREIITPYILSHPMGGGLGSTGVWGNRFSPGTFLANFPPDSGYMRVAVEMGWVGLLIYLFLWIKIIWSTIIGYYNIRDSEMKWFAMSILASTLPLAVVEYTQDIIGKLPFNLLFWVLTAMAYKANEIGSRLPEDKTDGQVS; from the coding sequence ATGATTGGAGACACCATACATAAAAAAGACTTTGCCAAACTCTGGTATCTGTGGGGAGTATGTCTTGCAGTAGGTGTTGCATTGCTGGCAACAAAAGTTCATTGGCTTACTGGCTACGTAATTGGAGGTATGGCTGTAGGGGTTCCATTACTGATTCAGGCTACCATGAATCCCAAGTTTGGTATATACCTGATGGTAGGGATTGCCTATTTCCTGAATGTGTTCCGGATGCTGATTCCATCTTTGCCAGTTGGATTGATTATGGATTTTCTGATTCTAATCATGACACTTTCCTGTTGGCTTAGAGATCTTTCGAGAAAAAACTTTGAGTTTTTTAAGTCTCCGCTGACTTCAGCTATCCTGATTTGGATTGGCTGGCACTTGCTGGAGCTGATGAACCCTGAAGCAGCTTCACGGGTAGCTTGGTTCTATGTAATGAGACCTGTAGTTGGGTATATCATGCTTTTCTTTATCACCTATCATTACATGAATACCAAACAGGATATTAAGAAAATGCTCCTGTTCATTTGGTTACTTTCATTCATATCTGCTGTATGGGGACTTAAGCAATATTTCCATGATTACTTTGGGTTTGAAATGGACTTTATGGTTGAAAGTGAGATTGTAAGGTTTGTATATATTCAAGGTAGGTGGAGGTGTTTTGGTACGTTAGGTTCTCCAGCACAGTTTGGGGTTGGGATGTCATTTGCCATGATGCTTTCATTTGTGTTGTTCTGGGCTAAGATTGGGTGGGAGTGGAAAACCTTTATTCTGATAGGTGTGATAGCCATTGTAATGGGATTGATTTATTCAGGGACTCGTACAGGGATTGCCATGATTCCAGTCGGGATTATAGTAATTGTGGTGCTTGCCCGTAACAAAAAGCTATCGATACTGACCATTGTGGGAGGAGCCATGTTTTGGGGTGTGATGCAGATTCCCACCAATAACTATCACCTCAAAAGGATTCAATCAACCTTTAATTCTGAAGAAGATGCTTCCTATCAGGTTAGAAAAGAAAACAGAGAGATCATCACTCCTTATATTTTAAGCCATCCAATGGGAGGAGGGTTAGGATCAACAGGCGTTTGGGGTAACCGGTTTAGCCCAGGGACTTTCTTGGCTAATTTCCCACCAGATTCAGGATATATGCGTGTAGCAGTTGAAATGGGATGGGTAGGGTTATTAATATACCTGTTTCTATGGATCAAAATTATATGGTCAACAATAATTGGCTATTACAATATCAGAGATAGTGAAATGAAGTGGTTTGCCATGTCAATATTGGCCAGTACCCTGCCTTTGGCAGTAGTAGAGTATACACAGGATATCATTGGTAAACTTCCTTTCAACCTACTTTTCTGGGTACTGACAGCAATGGCATACAAGGCCAATGAAATTGGTAGTAGACTACCTGAAGATAAGACTGATGGACAGGTTTCGTAA
- a CDS encoding right-handed parallel beta-helix repeat-containing protein produces the protein MKCLVLTNPILSLLLYIWASPVFAQECGCDHTIPLSVGYNWFGDHVKPGETVCLEAGKRNSQLVINNLKGTSENRIIVKNCGGLSSFNVPADKSFVLKFLNSSDFILSGDGDEEEKYGIELSGGVIGLQLTGLTTDFEVKGIHVHDVSFAGVMAKTDPSCDERTWRGNFVMKNISIHHNLVHHTKGGEGFYVGNSFFAGGMDKECGKVYPHEVVNLDLYNNRVHDTGAEGIQVGCAVKGCRIYGNYIERTGLDPFNGRSNQQNGIQLGEGTGGMCYNNIVKDAKGNAIIVLGLGDNMIFNNILIRPEGAGMFIDERFPSTITGPGSGYRVYNNTIIQPRKHGVWIYAEEVEKNEVVNNIIVAPGSGQYISHDGCPGLPNVIDSNNLKAFKIGEVGFVNPETDDYRLGSDSPAIGYGTDLSDKGVIKDIIEQRRENGRFDAGAFNFNH, from the coding sequence ATGAAATGCCTCGTTTTAACCAATCCAATCCTTTCGTTACTTCTGTATATTTGGGCGTCTCCTGTCTTTGCTCAGGAATGTGGTTGTGATCATACAATACCATTGAGTGTCGGGTATAATTGGTTTGGGGATCATGTAAAGCCCGGAGAAACGGTTTGTCTTGAGGCAGGGAAAAGGAACTCACAGCTTGTTATCAACAACTTAAAAGGCACTTCAGAGAACAGAATTATTGTGAAAAACTGTGGTGGACTCTCTTCTTTTAACGTGCCTGCTGATAAGTCTTTTGTGCTAAAGTTTCTGAATTCATCTGACTTTATCCTTTCTGGGGATGGAGATGAAGAGGAAAAGTATGGAATAGAACTATCTGGCGGGGTGATAGGCTTACAGTTGACAGGACTTACTACTGACTTTGAGGTGAAAGGTATACACGTACATGATGTCAGCTTTGCAGGAGTAATGGCTAAAACAGACCCTAGTTGTGATGAAAGAACATGGAGAGGAAATTTTGTGATGAAAAATATTTCTATTCACCACAACTTGGTGCATCACACAAAAGGAGGTGAAGGGTTTTATGTGGGGAATTCCTTCTTTGCAGGTGGAATGGATAAAGAGTGCGGGAAAGTATACCCTCATGAAGTAGTAAACTTAGACCTATATAATAATAGAGTACATGATACAGGTGCTGAAGGGATTCAGGTTGGATGTGCCGTAAAAGGATGTCGCATTTATGGTAATTATATAGAAAGGACAGGCTTGGACCCATTTAATGGGAGAAGCAATCAGCAGAATGGAATCCAGTTGGGTGAGGGGACTGGAGGCATGTGCTATAACAATATAGTGAAGGACGCTAAGGGAAATGCAATAATTGTTCTTGGTTTAGGTGATAATATGATCTTCAACAATATCCTGATCAGGCCCGAAGGTGCAGGGATGTTTATTGATGAGCGTTTCCCATCTACTATTACTGGACCTGGCAGTGGTTATAGGGTTTATAATAACACCATTATTCAACCTCGGAAGCACGGGGTTTGGATCTATGCTGAAGAGGTGGAAAAAAATGAGGTTGTCAATAATATTATCGTGGCTCCAGGCTCAGGGCAATATATCTCTCATGATGGGTGCCCAGGACTACCAAATGTTATAGACTCAAATAACCTGAAAGCCTTTAAAATTGGTGAAGTGGGATTTGTAAATCCAGAAACAGATGATTATCGATTGGGTAGTGATTCTCCGGCTATTGGTTATGGAACAGACCTTTCGGATAAAGGAGTTATTAAGGATATTATTGAACAGCGTAGGGAAAATGGAAGGTTTGATGCTGGCGCTTTCAATTTTAATCATTAG
- a CDS encoding glycosyltransferase family 2 protein — protein MWLFSILYSIIGIYCLFYAVYNTINLLAGVLWLHNKRKAIGGADTSNLEWVVFLPAYKPNERLLEALKVIRRASFDGTLHIYVLFQDADQRIVKQAQAFGCIIEQKSFSHVQGNPYHEALRHMAGTLKKWVGEGLLNPSHIVLLDKDNLVDVGFFSKAALYTDDYEIVQGCRKPLSTSSAGAVYDAMAESLNDTMLRASKMLQRSCPEFSGSGIVFPVETFNYLVNHLDGRAPGMDKNLMIQLLLRNLPVKVAYVPEAMLYEEKTDDLEALKRQRVRWFGNQYFNAIYYGKKLFKKGGQKALDYLLALYRPPRSVHWLLALVGAALEVIFLWNASWVPFPFFTISFLTIALGVLAFVLEAPRRMNSFFRLIIFAPILAWNNLISAFKGVQKKSQGKFIHTRDA, from the coding sequence ATGTGGCTCTTTAGCATCCTTTACTCGATCATTGGCATTTACTGCTTGTTCTATGCCGTTTACAACACTATAAACTTATTGGCAGGTGTACTCTGGCTGCATAATAAGCGCAAGGCAATTGGTGGTGCAGATACCAGTAACTTAGAGTGGGTCGTGTTTCTGCCAGCTTACAAACCAAATGAACGGCTGCTCGAAGCCCTGAAAGTAATTAGAAGGGCAAGCTTTGATGGAACACTACATATTTATGTCCTTTTTCAGGATGCAGACCAGCGCATTGTAAAACAGGCACAGGCATTTGGTTGTATCATAGAGCAGAAATCATTCAGTCATGTACAGGGAAATCCATACCATGAGGCATTGAGACATATGGCGGGCACTCTGAAGAAGTGGGTTGGTGAGGGACTGTTGAACCCATCACATATTGTATTGCTTGACAAGGATAACCTAGTGGATGTAGGCTTTTTCAGTAAAGCAGCGCTATATACAGACGATTATGAAATTGTACAGGGGTGCAGAAAGCCTTTGTCGACCAGTTCAGCAGGTGCAGTATATGATGCTATGGCTGAAAGCTTGAATGACACTATGCTAAGGGCTTCAAAAATGCTTCAAAGGAGTTGTCCGGAGTTTAGTGGTAGTGGAATTGTATTTCCAGTAGAAACCTTTAATTACTTGGTTAACCACTTGGATGGAAGAGCTCCCGGCATGGACAAGAACCTGATGATTCAACTGCTGTTAAGAAATTTGCCTGTAAAAGTAGCCTATGTACCAGAGGCGATGCTTTATGAGGAAAAGACAGATGACTTGGAAGCACTCAAAAGGCAACGGGTCAGATGGTTTGGAAATCAGTATTTCAATGCAATCTATTACGGGAAAAAACTATTCAAAAAAGGCGGACAGAAAGCATTGGATTATTTATTGGCACTTTACAGACCCCCAAGGAGTGTGCACTGGTTACTGGCATTGGTTGGTGCTGCCTTGGAAGTTATATTCTTATGGAATGCTTCATGGGTTCCATTCCCATTCTTCACTATCAGTTTTCTAACCATTGCCTTAGGTGTACTCGCTTTTGTATTGGAAGCTCCAAGAAGAATGAACTCGTTTTTCAGACTAATCATATTTGCACCAATACTAGCTTGGAATAACCTCATCAGTGCTTTTAAAGGAGTACAGAAAAAGTCTCAAGGAAAGTTTATTCATACTCGAGACGCTTAA
- a CDS encoding TolC family protein: MKLISAILFVYLLMVTAQIKAQDWKPFDGRTPVVDSLYDQALDNEIYLKMLDEERRKQVEEVTMQKKSWLENLTFGVQFYTRQNNVLGENGSIEFVPSIGANIGINLYGIVTTKNRIRKAERDLDKATLEKARWENQLRKDVELKYIDYMLALDQLKNKQKELDTAKQKRTLLKDRFEKGESPIEAYMMAEKEVDELENELLELKANVLKSEVEIYSLTGKLQEGYQTEE; the protein is encoded by the coding sequence ATGAAACTCATAAGCGCAATCTTATTTGTGTATTTACTTATGGTGACTGCGCAAATAAAAGCCCAAGACTGGAAGCCTTTTGATGGACGCACACCTGTGGTTGACTCACTTTACGATCAGGCATTGGATAATGAAATCTATCTGAAAATGTTGGATGAGGAACGCCGTAAGCAGGTGGAAGAGGTTACCATGCAGAAAAAAAGCTGGCTTGAAAACCTGACTTTTGGTGTGCAGTTCTACACCAGACAGAATAACGTTTTGGGAGAAAATGGTTCCATTGAGTTTGTTCCTTCCATTGGTGCAAACATAGGTATTAACCTGTATGGAATCGTTACGACCAAAAATAGGATCAGGAAAGCTGAGCGGGACCTGGATAAGGCAACCTTGGAAAAAGCCAGATGGGAAAACCAATTAAGAAAAGATGTAGAGCTAAAATACATTGACTATATGCTAGCACTAGACCAATTAAAAAATAAGCAAAAGGAACTCGATACTGCCAAGCAGAAAAGAACCTTGCTCAAAGATCGCTTTGAAAAGGGAGAAAGTCCTATAGAAGCATATATGATGGCGGAGAAAGAAGTCGATGAGTTGGAAAATGAACTGCTTGAGCTAAAAGCTAATGTATTGAAGAGTGAAGTGGAAATATATTCACTGACAGGTAAGCTGCAAGAAGGTTATCAGACCGAAGAATAG
- a CDS encoding sugar transferase, translating to MAKKILILDDDQFMRDFLCTILSEKFELQSAKNIEDGWQILKFWEPDLIISDLYMPGKTGVHLLEEVRKHKRINAIPVLILSGSSKSTDRINSFIKGASDFVTKPFHPEELKLRVDRLLESQNGHSGEKPKNNVSKHTAGKKTHWIKRIFDIAFSFTALLMLSPIFMVIALLIRLESKGDIFYISKRVGENYRIFNFFKFRSMYADADQRLANMKHLNQYAVAAETVATNIEEDCTSLCPACSAAGSTSCTSMVIGDNGKEKCEYMAMQEMKASPAFLKFENDPRITKVGRFIRSTSIDELPQLFNVLIGDMSIVGNRPLPLYEAEMLTDDEAVARFGAPAGITGLWQVTKRGKKDMSEAERKALDNDYAKRWSMLTDIQIILKTIPALMQKEDV from the coding sequence ATGGCTAAAAAAATACTTATTCTGGACGACGACCAGTTTATGAGGGATTTTCTCTGTACGATCCTTTCAGAAAAATTTGAACTACAATCTGCTAAAAACATTGAAGACGGCTGGCAAATCCTGAAGTTTTGGGAGCCTGACCTGATAATTTCAGACTTGTATATGCCAGGAAAGACTGGTGTACATTTATTGGAAGAGGTCAGGAAGCACAAGAGAATCAATGCTATTCCGGTCCTGATACTTTCTGGAAGCAGTAAGAGTACAGACAGGATCAATAGTTTTATCAAGGGAGCATCTGATTTTGTGACCAAGCCATTTCATCCAGAAGAATTGAAACTGCGTGTTGATCGACTATTGGAAAGCCAAAATGGGCATTCAGGTGAAAAGCCAAAAAATAATGTTTCCAAGCATACGGCAGGGAAGAAGACACATTGGATCAAAAGGATCTTTGACATTGCTTTCTCTTTTACAGCATTGTTAATGTTGTCGCCAATATTTATGGTCATAGCATTGTTGATTCGTCTAGAATCTAAAGGGGATATTTTCTATATCTCAAAAAGGGTGGGAGAGAACTACAGGATATTCAACTTCTTCAAGTTCCGAAGCATGTATGCAGATGCAGATCAGCGGTTGGCCAATATGAAGCATTTGAACCAATATGCTGTAGCTGCAGAAACAGTAGCAACTAACATTGAAGAAGATTGTACTTCACTTTGTCCTGCTTGTTCAGCGGCTGGAAGTACGTCGTGTACTTCAATGGTCATTGGAGATAATGGAAAAGAAAAGTGTGAGTATATGGCCATGCAGGAGATGAAAGCCTCTCCTGCATTCTTGAAGTTTGAGAACGACCCGAGAATTACAAAAGTGGGACGTTTTATCAGGTCAACCAGCATTGATGAGTTACCACAACTCTTCAATGTATTGATTGGAGACATGTCCATTGTTGGGAACAGGCCTTTGCCTCTTTATGAGGCGGAAATGCTGACTGATGATGAAGCCGTTGCAAGATTCGGTGCTCCTGCAGGTATTACAGGTTTATGGCAGGTTACCAAAAGAGGTAAGAAGGACATGTCAGAAGCAGAACGGAAGGCATTGGATAACGATTATGCAAAACGATGGTCTATGCTTACAGATATACAAATTATACTCAAAACAATCCCTGCCTTAATGCAAAAGGAGGATGTATAA
- a CDS encoding T9SS type A sorting domain-containing protein yields MEEEVSYPVGINRTSLEASGESGVTLSKLIQRNVALMEDQFHYLKQKGYLIDFKVESSESELLISDKFGQMNEQLPSIDVTLHLNPTKVSTPNTGQEVDKKEPEASGVASNEHFTQQKTPVEINRDEYTLFPNPSENGIITLESFLNEGTEITVYDAIGKIVLEEKLPPNSRKQLQLPSAYTSMYFVRFRSDSGLEKVKKLVIKK; encoded by the coding sequence TTGGAAGAAGAAGTCTCATATCCTGTTGGAATCAACCGAACCTCACTTGAAGCAAGTGGAGAATCAGGAGTAACATTATCCAAATTAATTCAGAGAAATGTGGCTTTAATGGAGGATCAATTTCACTACCTAAAGCAAAAAGGATATCTGATTGACTTTAAAGTTGAAAGTTCTGAAAGTGAGTTGCTAATTTCGGACAAGTTCGGTCAAATGAACGAGCAACTCCCCTCTATTGATGTTACTCTTCACCTTAACCCAACAAAAGTTTCAACACCCAATACAGGTCAGGAAGTTGACAAAAAAGAGCCGGAAGCTTCTGGTGTAGCTAGCAATGAGCATTTCACGCAACAAAAAACGCCAGTTGAAATAAACAGAGATGAGTATACACTCTTCCCTAATCCTTCTGAAAATGGGATAATTACATTAGAGTCATTTCTGAACGAGGGAACAGAAATCACCGTATACGATGCCATTGGCAAAATTGTATTAGAGGAAAAACTGCCTCCCAACTCAAGAAAGCAATTGCAGCTTCCTAGCGCTTATACAAGCATGTATTTTGTGAGGTTTAGAAGCGATAGTGGACTTGAAAAGGTCAAAAAGCTAGTCATCAAGAAATAG
- a CDS encoding peroxidase family protein, whose product MKKNSTLVFRYSILILLLLSNVIDTNAQEWNNGRKKHRHNAPEFRTYNGEGNNPYFESFGATDIRLLREWFSPGIQRWINTPSNYADKISEPWGNGSSSDKLPSPRLVTNKLCHQGFNMMNRKNFSNFVWAWGQFLDHDIDLTEDGTGENFNIKIPEDDEIFLHCRGAYEMNTTRSVYDESTGNSRKNPREQINVITAFIDASQVYGSSEETANSLRTMSEGLMKTSNDGKLLPYYGGMFQAGDIRANENIALTSLHTLFLREHNRLAKYIAAHYADELPDGASEKDERIYQMARAIVGAEMQIITFKEFLPKILGYSSPSPYQYYSYRVDPSISNVFSTAAFRFGHSMIPPVLMRRDSNNQPIEQGDVRLKDAFFNPNLIRQEGGIEPILRGLCIKRAQDVDLKIVSDLRSFLFGNNGQSFIGFDLGARNIQRGRDHGLPSYQDCRRAYTGEKVHHFRHITNDYQAAKLMEEVYGHVKNVDLWVGGLAEPAYRGGIVGKTFYYIIRDQFERLRDGDRFWYTSVNWRKLGFHDYNPVIHSKRNSLFRIKLADIIKWNCPDIGYIDPWYAKGEMEVFANISYKDGLGHINLEINGYDYSTHIIKWYNDGNLMDNTGTTAMLTPGEYAVEVTYQGKKANYGMTVLDLSCPPSQARIAAGTETEEVISIREQLVQQPIHEVILEQNAPNPFSSNTEIRYSIPENVNEIHLIIYNAQGAEVQRISNLQKGEGSVNFTNSQLTKGIYFYTLVVEGKMTQVKRMLIN is encoded by the coding sequence ATGAAAAAGAATTCTACCCTAGTCTTTCGCTATTCTATACTGATCCTCCTCCTATTGAGTAATGTTATAGACACCAATGCCCAAGAGTGGAATAATGGAAGAAAGAAGCATCGCCACAATGCTCCTGAGTTCAGGACATACAATGGAGAAGGCAACAATCCATATTTCGAATCTTTTGGAGCTACAGATATAAGACTGTTAAGAGAATGGTTTTCTCCGGGCATCCAACGATGGATCAATACACCTTCAAACTATGCAGACAAAATAAGTGAACCTTGGGGAAATGGATCTTCTTCAGACAAGTTACCGTCTCCAAGACTAGTCACCAATAAACTTTGTCATCAAGGTTTCAATATGATGAACCGAAAGAACTTCAGTAATTTTGTATGGGCCTGGGGACAGTTCCTTGACCATGACATTGATCTTACAGAAGATGGTACTGGAGAAAACTTCAACATCAAAATACCTGAAGATGATGAGATTTTCCTGCATTGTAGAGGAGCATACGAAATGAATACTACACGCTCTGTTTATGATGAAAGTACAGGAAATAGCAGAAAAAACCCTAGAGAACAAATCAATGTAATTACCGCCTTTATTGATGCTTCACAAGTATATGGCAGCAGTGAAGAAACCGCAAATAGCCTAAGAACAATGAGTGAAGGACTGATGAAAACCAGTAATGACGGTAAACTGCTACCTTACTATGGAGGAATGTTTCAGGCTGGTGACATCAGAGCCAATGAGAACATTGCTTTGACCTCGTTACATACACTTTTCCTTAGAGAACATAATAGACTTGCCAAATATATTGCAGCTCACTATGCTGATGAACTCCCTGATGGTGCATCAGAAAAGGACGAGAGAATCTATCAGATGGCTAGAGCTATTGTGGGAGCCGAAATGCAGATTATCACCTTCAAAGAGTTTTTACCTAAAATTCTGGGTTACTCTTCTCCAAGTCCTTATCAGTATTATAGTTACCGAGTTGACCCAAGCATTAGTAATGTTTTCTCTACTGCAGCATTCCGATTTGGACACTCTATGATCCCTCCTGTCCTGATGAGAAGAGACTCAAACAACCAACCAATTGAGCAAGGAGATGTAAGGCTAAAAGATGCTTTTTTCAATCCAAACCTGATCAGGCAAGAAGGTGGTATTGAACCTATCTTAAGAGGGCTTTGTATCAAACGTGCCCAAGATGTAGACCTGAAAATTGTAAGTGACTTACGAAGCTTTCTGTTTGGGAACAACGGTCAATCATTTATCGGGTTTGATTTAGGTGCCAGAAACATTCAACGAGGACGAGATCATGGTTTGCCTTCATATCAGGATTGTAGAAGAGCCTATACCGGTGAAAAAGTTCATCATTTTAGACATATCACCAATGACTATCAGGCTGCCAAATTAATGGAGGAAGTATATGGTCATGTTAAGAATGTTGACCTTTGGGTTGGTGGACTTGCTGAACCTGCCTATAGAGGTGGTATTGTTGGAAAAACGTTTTACTACATCATCAGGGATCAATTTGAAAGACTCAGAGATGGCGACCGTTTCTGGTATACTTCAGTAAACTGGAGAAAACTAGGATTCCATGACTATAATCCTGTAATACACTCCAAACGAAATTCATTGTTCAGAATAAAACTTGCAGACATTATCAAATGGAACTGTCCTGATATAGGATATATTGATCCTTGGTATGCCAAGGGTGAGATGGAAGTTTTTGCAAATATTTCATATAAGGATGGCTTGGGTCATATCAATCTAGAAATTAATGGCTATGATTATAGCACACATATTATCAAATGGTATAATGATGGCAACTTAATGGACAATACAGGAACTACTGCCATGCTCACACCAGGTGAGTATGCTGTAGAAGTCACTTACCAAGGTAAAAAGGCAAACTATGGTATGACAGTACTTGACTTAAGCTGCCCACCAAGTCAAGCTAGGATAGCCGCTGGTACAGAAACAGAAGAAGTCATCTCAATTAGAGAGCAGTTGGTACAGCAGCCGATTCACGAAGTGATTCTTGAACAAAATGCTCCAAACCCTTTCAGTAGCAATACCGAAATCAGGTATTCAATACCAGAAAATGTCAATGAAATTCACCTAATCATTTACAATGCACAAGGCGCTGAAGTACAACGTATCAGTAACCTTCAAAAAGGAGAAGGCTCTGTCAACTTTACCAATTCACAACTTACCAAAGGAATCTACTTTTACACTTTGGTTGTAGAAGGTAAAATGACACAGGTCAAAAGAATGCTTATCAACTAA